Proteins from one Pelorhabdus rhamnosifermentans genomic window:
- a CDS encoding 6-phosphofructokinase has protein sequence MKTIAVLTGGGDCPGLNAVIRAVYKTAHSAGIAVYGVKNGFKGLVEDDLSLLDSENVSGILPRGGTILGTTNRDNPFRYQCIEHGKIVYKDMSQQILFNLKQRDIEALIVIGGDGTLKIASEIADLGFPIVGVPKTIDNDLPKTERTFGFDTAVSIATEALDRLHTTAESHHRVMILEVMGRYAGWIALHSGIAGGADCILIPEISFKWDSIIDKIKLRQQKGTLFSVIVVAEGAKTINGELSVAKIVNNSPEKIRLGGIGNKIAHELENLLAVECRSTVLGHLQRGGSPTAFDRVLATRYGEAAVNAIINKKFKTMVALQNNEIVLVNLIDVVGAPYLVSVTHDLIKTGRSLGISFGD, from the coding sequence TTGAAGACAATTGCAGTATTAACAGGCGGCGGGGATTGCCCCGGATTAAATGCGGTAATAAGGGCGGTTTACAAGACTGCACATTCAGCTGGGATAGCGGTCTATGGGGTGAAAAATGGGTTTAAGGGTTTAGTTGAGGATGATTTGTCTTTACTTGATTCTGAAAATGTTTCTGGTATATTACCTCGGGGAGGAACAATTTTAGGTACTACAAATAGAGATAATCCTTTTAGATATCAGTGTATTGAACACGGCAAAATTGTTTACAAAGATATGTCGCAACAAATTTTATTTAATCTTAAGCAACGAGATATAGAAGCATTAATTGTAATTGGCGGAGATGGTACACTTAAAATTGCAAGTGAAATTGCAGACCTTGGATTTCCCATAGTAGGTGTTCCCAAAACAATTGATAATGATTTACCTAAAACAGAGAGAACCTTCGGTTTTGACACTGCTGTTAGCATTGCGACAGAAGCATTAGATAGATTGCATACAACTGCCGAGTCCCATCATAGGGTAATGATACTAGAAGTCATGGGCCGTTATGCAGGGTGGATCGCTCTTCATAGTGGGATAGCTGGTGGAGCGGATTGCATTCTAATTCCTGAGATTTCTTTTAAGTGGGACTCGATTATAGATAAAATTAAGTTGCGGCAACAAAAAGGGACTTTGTTCAGCGTCATTGTAGTGGCTGAAGGAGCTAAAACCATTAATGGAGAGTTATCAGTAGCAAAGATAGTAAATAATAGTCCTGAAAAAATACGGTTAGGTGGCATAGGCAATAAAATTGCTCACGAATTAGAAAATTTATTAGCGGTAGAATGTAGATCTACAGTATTAGGTCATTTGCAACGTGGTGGTAGTCCGACTGCCTTCGACAGAGTATTGGCTACTCGATACGGTGAGGCTGCAGTAAATGCAATCATTAATAAAAAATTTAAGACCATGGTAGCATTACAGAATAACGAGATTGTACTTGTTAATTTAATCGACGTTGTTGGAGCCCCATATTTAGTTTCAGTAACACATGATTTAATTAAAACTGGACGCTCTCTTGGAATTTCTTTTGGTGATTAA
- a CDS encoding radical SAM protein, whose translation MKISKKDALIWFEFFSLLPEEEEIMTKQQEIIYATFAQIEAAIDHRNDMLMSKIRGLKTLENRTFFVGNENKFPKGCRSCLLGTGLSAIRKTNKCNLACKFCYNYGELEDIPPVGEGMWGIGDTKFYEKDIDLLLSIHQKPTGISYVYLEPFMEIEKYYSVIKKFSDAQIYQHLYTNGTLATEETLKALGEVGLNEIRFNLGASNCSDKVIENIGIAKKYIKNVGIETPMTTEFFEAFFKKKQAILETKLDFINCAELHLNENNIDNYSGENMYISRHGYISPIWSRELTLKFMKIADEDKWDLVVHDCSNYTKFARNLNLSSKEGKWFGASNYAGEFSRIPYAVFLPILRDDNFKFLIEEELPDGYKPGQMVF comes from the coding sequence ATGAAAATTTCAAAGAAAGATGCGTTGATATGGTTTGAATTTTTTTCGCTATTGCCTGAGGAAGAGGAAATTATGACAAAACAACAAGAAATCATTTACGCTACCTTTGCGCAAATTGAGGCAGCGATCGATCATAGAAATGATATGTTAATGTCAAAAATTAGAGGCTTGAAAACTTTGGAGAACAGAACTTTTTTTGTGGGAAATGAAAACAAATTCCCAAAAGGATGTCGTTCTTGTCTGTTGGGCACGGGTTTGAGTGCAATTAGGAAAACGAACAAATGTAACCTAGCGTGTAAGTTCTGTTATAATTATGGAGAACTAGAAGATATTCCTCCAGTTGGCGAAGGTATGTGGGGAATTGGAGACACAAAATTTTATGAGAAGGATATTGATTTACTTCTTTCCATCCACCAGAAACCCACTGGCATTTCCTACGTTTATTTAGAGCCATTTATGGAAATTGAAAAATACTATTCGGTAATAAAGAAATTTAGTGATGCTCAGATTTATCAACATCTATATACAAATGGTACTTTAGCTACGGAAGAGACATTGAAAGCATTAGGTGAAGTCGGTCTTAACGAGATACGTTTCAATCTGGGTGCTTCTAATTGTTCAGACAAAGTGATTGAAAATATTGGAATAGCGAAAAAATATATTAAAAATGTAGGTATTGAAACTCCAATGACTACTGAGTTTTTCGAAGCTTTTTTTAAGAAAAAGCAAGCGATTTTAGAAACAAAACTCGATTTTATCAATTGTGCAGAATTACATTTAAATGAGAATAATATAGACAATTATTCTGGGGAAAATATGTATATTTCCAGACATGGCTATATATCTCCAATTTGGAGTAGGGAATTAACTCTGAAATTCATGAAAATAGCCGATGAAGATAAGTGGGATTTAGTAGTACATGATTGCTCAAACTATACAAAATTTGCTAGAAATTTAAATTTGAGCAGCAAAGAGGGTAAGTGGTTCGGAGCCAGTAATTATGCCGGTGAGTTTTCCAGGATTCCATACGCAGTATTTTTGCCAATACTGCGTGATGACAATTTCAAATTTTTAATTGAAGAAGAATTGCCTGACGGCTATAAACCAGGACAGATGGTTTTTTAG
- a CDS encoding TetR/AcrR family transcriptional regulator → MRNRILLAAAEELKTRGVKFTMSDLARRLRLSKTSLYEYFASKNELVHSILATAIQDVQEQEKEIYSNCELSVVDKIQAVLKIVPIVFGPIYNRNLYDDLRNYYPNEWQLVANFRQEQLDNLISFIAHNIEIHSLRPINTFVLRQIIISTTNDLFNYQFLEEGNITHANALAAMADIIVYGLFPSK, encoded by the coding sequence TTGCGTAATCGAATTCTTTTGGCAGCGGCTGAAGAATTGAAAACCCGCGGTGTAAAATTTACTATGAGTGATTTAGCCAGACGTCTTAGGCTGAGTAAAACTTCTTTATATGAGTATTTTGCCTCCAAAAATGAACTTGTTCATAGTATCTTAGCGACCGCTATTCAGGATGTTCAGGAACAAGAAAAAGAAATTTATAGTAATTGTGAGTTGTCTGTTGTAGATAAAATTCAGGCTGTGCTCAAAATTGTACCTATAGTATTCGGCCCCATTTATAATCGTAATCTGTATGATGATCTTCGCAATTATTATCCTAATGAATGGCAGTTGGTGGCAAATTTCCGACAGGAACAACTTGATAACCTAATATCATTCATCGCCCACAATATAGAAATCCATTCCCTTCGCCCCATTAATACATTTGTACTAAGGCAAATTATTATCAGTACAACAAATGATTTATTCAACTACCAGTTTCTAGAGGAAGGCAATATAACCCATGCAAATGCATTAGCCGCAATGGCAGATATTATCGTATATGGCTTATTTCCTTCAAAGTAA
- a CDS encoding TetR/AcrR family transcriptional regulator, translating into MQNRILFAAADEMKARGVKFTMNNLARRLRLSKTSLYRHFASKNELVHNIITTTIQDCQEQEKKIYSNCELSVADKIQAVIQIEPRVFKPIYNRNLFDDLCNYYPDEWNLVSDLRKEQLNRLTSFIVQNIEIHALRPVNISVLRQIIISATNDSFSFRFLEENKMTHADALAAMADIIVCSLLPSNR; encoded by the coding sequence TTGCAAAATCGAATTCTCTTTGCGGCGGCTGACGAGATGAAAGCTCGCGGTGTGAAATTTACTATGAATAATTTGGCCAGACGTCTTAGGCTTAGTAAAACTTCTTTGTATAGGCATTTTGCCTCCAAAAATGAGCTTGTGCATAATATCATAACAACTACTATTCAGGACTGTCAGGAACAGGAAAAGAAGATTTATAGTAACTGCGAATTATCTGTGGCGGATAAAATTCAGGCTGTGATTCAAATTGAACCGAGAGTGTTTAAACCTATTTACAATCGTAATCTTTTTGATGATCTTTGTAATTATTATCCTGACGAATGGAATTTGGTATCAGACCTTCGAAAGGAACAACTTAATCGTTTAACCTCGTTCATCGTCCAGAATATAGAAATCCATGCCCTTCGACCTGTCAATATATCTGTGCTTAGGCAAATTATTATAAGTGCAACAAACGACTCATTTAGCTTCCGATTTCTTGAGGAAAACAAAATGACGCATGCAGATGCATTAGCTGCAATGGCGGATATTATTGTATGCAGTTTACTTCCTTCAAACAGATAA
- a CDS encoding efflux RND transporter periplasmic adaptor subunit, protein MQQLNWPPKTSKQKLYYALTAAVIVLCIAGGMIWNGHRQTKVVTEEVTAVQTAVINTAGMAQEYTYSGEVRGRYESRLAFQVNGKIIKRFVEIGSTVRAGDALLQIDSKDLQQLVNSNSAQVYGAESQLKLAESNLNRYKQLYEHGVVSRAVLDQFENQYDAAVAATRQTSAQLSAGENQLDYSTLYADHSGVISNINVEAGQVVSAGQPVMTLVQDGEWEVEISVPENRIDELRKLPQIKVAFWALPNVSADGTVREIAPMADPLTRTYKVRISLINPSPEIKLGMTASVTLMGIEAQLSATIPLSAVYQNGDTPCVWVITDDTVTLRPIQTGKFGNGTVQVVAGLQPGDRIVTAGVHKLSEGQKVKLGGDSL, encoded by the coding sequence ATGCAACAGTTGAACTGGCCGCCTAAAACATCAAAACAAAAACTCTATTATGCTTTAACCGCAGCAGTAATCGTATTGTGTATTGCCGGTGGTATGATATGGAATGGACACCGGCAAACCAAAGTGGTTACAGAGGAAGTTACTGCCGTACAAACCGCCGTAATTAATACAGCGGGTATGGCTCAAGAATATACATATTCCGGCGAAGTCCGTGGAAGATATGAAAGCCGGTTGGCATTTCAAGTCAACGGTAAAATTATTAAACGCTTTGTTGAAATTGGCAGTACTGTCCGAGCCGGCGATGCATTACTGCAAATTGATTCTAAGGATTTGCAGCAACTGGTTAATAGCAATTCAGCTCAGGTTTACGGCGCTGAATCGCAACTTAAACTAGCTGAAAGCAATTTAAACCGTTACAAGCAGCTGTATGAGCATGGGGTAGTCAGCCGCGCGGTACTGGACCAATTTGAAAATCAATATGATGCAGCTGTTGCTGCTACCCGTCAGACCTCTGCACAACTATCGGCGGGAGAAAATCAGCTCGATTATAGCACACTATATGCAGACCATTCAGGTGTAATTTCCAATATTAACGTTGAAGCCGGTCAGGTAGTTAGCGCCGGACAACCGGTTATGACTCTTGTACAGGATGGTGAATGGGAAGTAGAAATCAGCGTTCCCGAAAATCGCATCGATGAACTGCGTAAATTACCCCAAATTAAGGTAGCATTTTGGGCGCTGCCTAATGTTTCTGCTGATGGAACAGTGCGGGAAATTGCGCCTATGGCCGATCCTCTTACCCGTACCTATAAGGTGCGCATAAGCTTGATCAATCCGTCGCCGGAAATTAAATTAGGCATGACAGCTTCCGTTACTCTCATGGGCATCGAAGCGCAGTTATCGGCTACAATTCCGCTGTCGGCTGTTTATCAAAACGGTGATACACCGTGCGTTTGGGTCATAACAGATGATACCGTCACCTTACGTCCGATTCAAACCGGTAAATTTGGCAATGGAACCGTCCAGGTTGTCGCAGGACTGCAGCCAGGCGACCGAATTGTGACGGCCGGAGTACATAAACTGAGTGAAGGACAAAAAGTAAAACTGGGCGGTGACTCTTTATGA